TTATATTCTTTTTATTGCCTTTGCAAAGCCAAGGGATGCAAAAATCTTTAAGATGTCACCAATCACAAAGGGCAGGAAGCCAATGCTTAAAATGTACTGAAGGCTTACTGCATTGCCACCCTTAGAAAGTACAACATAAAGCCATAAAAGCCCTGGCACATAGATTGCAAGGTTTGCGATCATAAGCCCTAAAATGAGCATTCTTGAATTGCTGTAGCGCTTTGTAAAATACCCTGCAATGTAAGAAGCAAAGACAAACCCTACAACATACCCAAAAGTTGGCGAGGATACATAGTTTACGCCACCG
Above is a window of Caldisericum sp. DNA encoding:
- a CDS encoding biotin transporter BioY: MESIALSRSEKRILNLGILGKVTLTLMFVLITALSSKVKVFLPFSPVPITLQTFSVILSGIVLKEFGAFSQVIYLVLGILGLGLFANGGGVNYVSSPTFGYVVGFVFASYIAGYFTKRYSNSRMLILGLMIANLAIYVPGLLWLYVVLSKGGNAVSLQYILSIGFLPFVIGDILKIFASLGFAKAIKRI